CCCTAccccccccccaccccaaaaaaaaacatgtcactTGAACAGGAACTTATTTGATTGGCAAACGTCAACTGCTTAGCATTTTGCTTGTATCACATAAACCATCGTACTAAGTCTCAGTCTTTCTTTCAAAGTATTTTCTTGGTAAGTGTCTAATGAAGACGACTTAATTTgtcttttattttatataaatacGCGTTGTTATCCAATAATAGAAAGACAATATAAAACCCTTTGCATATACCAAACTAAATAGTCTCACAAATCTGCAAAGATGATCTCCAAGAAATCTTCTAATTAACCAACCAGTGATCAATTCCATGGCAGACATAATTTCAAAAGTGTTTGATGAAAATGAAGATTTCCGCGCTCTCACAGTATCAGATGACGAGTGTGCAGAGGAATTGCAGCTCCAAGAGGTTCTTGCAGCCTCTTTTTACCATCTTCACATGTCATCATCAACATTAATCCATGAATCCCCTGAATCATCTCAAGGTTACTGTGAGATTTGCATGGACACAAAAGGAAAAGATGAAATGTTCAAACTCAACAACTGCTCTCATCATTCCTTCTGTTCCGGCTGCATAGGCTTACATGCCCAGTCCAAGATTCAACAGAACATTTTTCCTGTAACTTGCCCAGGTTTGAGATGCCGCGCAATAATTGAACCTGAAACATGTAAGTCCATTATTCCAGAAGATGTTTTCGCGAGGTGGGAAGAGGGATTGAGCGAGTCAAGTCTTCTTGCTTGCGAGAAATTTTACTGTCCTTATAAAAATTGTTCAGAGCTGCTCATTTATGATCATGATGAGGAGATAATTGAGTGTATATGTCCTTCATGCCAACGGCTGTTCTGCGCGTCGTGTTGTGTCCCTTGGCACACTGGACTTGATTGTGACAAGtttcaaaaggaagaaaaagacaAAGAAGAAGATTTAAAAGTTGAGGAACTTGCTAAGAATTCCAAATGGATGAAATGCCCTCACTGCAAACACATTGTGCAGAAGGCTGATGGCTGTATACACATAACCTGCTGGTTAGTTAATTTGTCATTTAATCCTATACTTTTGTGTTGGTGGGAGGATTAATTTCCTTTTAATTTATATTGATTGTGAGTTAGTTTAAATTAACTAATCAATTAGTACTATTTTTACATGTGGCTCATTCTATATATTGTGGATTCAGGTGCAAATATGAGTTTTGCTATGTGTGTGGAGGAACATGGAGTGAAGAGCATTGGAGTTGCCAGATTAGTTAATGATCATATCGGATTGCCTCTTCATACCAATTCGGATGATGGATGTTTGTTGTCCACTAGCCACAAGGCTCAGAATTAAAAGAAGAACAAAGTCAATTTTTGATGTTTGTTTAGTTAGTACTATTATTATGTACAGTTAATTTTGCTGTCGGGTCCAAGTTGTGACTTAGTGggcatttggacataagaattgtgaaatttcggaaaaaatgaaaaaatttcaagtgaaaatggtatttgaaaattaaagttgtatttggacataaatataatttggagatgtttttgaatttttgtgagcaaTGTGAAGTGAAAAGTTTGAAAACaccttttggagtttttcaatttTCGAAATTCTACTTCaagtgaaatttgaaattttcatggCCAAACACTGATTTCGGAAATTTCCGAAAAAAagtgaaatatttttttatggCCAAATGGGTTATTAGTATAAAGTAAGTACTTCTATAGCTTCCGTATTGGACCTTGTATAACCTGTTTTGCTTATACGATGCTTGAATTGGAGAACAAAATCTAAGAGACATTTTCTACTCAATCCATCTCATTTTATGTGAAGTTTTTTTCACACTGAATCTTTAAGAAGTAACAGAAGATGTTAAACACATAGGTTAAAGGTGCTGCAAAGTATCAATTTGTCCTTACTGCCAAATaattgttgggaataaaccccttaccaaaataatattcacggtaataaagcggaataataatgtagcaccgagatacggtaattaacaagaataaaagagtaacaatgacaccaaaatttttacgtggaaaacccttctgaataagggaaaaaaccacgaccccgagaggagcaactgatatcactatagtaaggaattttacactttgtaggtcggaggtaaatactccaaagaccactacaacactcaaaagaaataaccctcttttgatattctcacctcactacaatatcgctcactctctattttcctcacagactattttcttataccttgtctgtgaaacctcactctttctttctctctttgttggtgtgtagaaatgagagttgaagctctccttttatagccaaagcttcactctctaaagcctaccatatttgacaatttacacacacttttcacaattcaacaaagttggctaccaaaccaaagaaattcaacaaagttggctaccaaatcaaactaattcaacaaggttggctaccaaccaaaccaagtcaacaaggttggctaccaaaccaaagaaaacttttattaggcacatggtctaatacttcttcaatgagatggacctcatcaatctccccctccagtctcattcatctagaggaggtagcactgtcttctagtttgagtgcatgccgacaagttctttgcatagctcgaacttgttccttggtaccaccttggtcagcatatctgcgggattctcacttgtagaaatcttcaagacttttagagattcatcatctaccatttctcgaatccaatgatatctcacatcaatgtgtttggtccttgcatggtacatagagttcttgctaaggtctattgcactttgactgtcacaatagacgacatactccttctgatgcaatccaagctcttgaaggaatcgcttgagccatatcatctccttgccagtttctgtagcggcaatgtactctgcttcagttgttgaaagtgcaacgcacttctgcaacttagactgccatgatatagctccccctgaaaatgtaaataaatatccagtagtagattttctgttgtcaatgtcacctgccatatcagcatctgtatagcccttcaagattggatcagatcctccaaagcacaaacaatctcccgtggtacctctcaggtacctgagtatccacttgactgcttcccaatgttcctttccaggattttcaagaaacctgctgacaacaccaactgcgtgagcaatatcaggtctagtacataccattgcatacatcaagcttccgactgctgaagaataaggaactttagccatgtttcctttctcctccactgttgtaggacacatcttcttactcaactttagatgaccagcaagaggtgtgctgactggcttagcattcttcatgttgaagcgttctagtacacgttcaatgtacttctcctgagatagccacaactttctacttgttctctctcgaactatcttcatccctagaatttgttgtgctgggcccaagtccttcatatcaaatgacttggacagatctcctttcaactttgctatcaaccccttgtcttttcctacaattaacatgtcatccacatacaacaacaatataataaagttattctcagaaaatcttttgaagtatacacatggatcagaataggtctttaggtatgtttgacttttcatgaatgagtcaaacttcatgtaccactgccttggtgcctgcttcaatccataaagactcttattcaatttgcacaccatgtgtttctttccagctacttcaaatccttctggttgctccatataaatctcctcttccaaatctccatgaagaaatgcagttttcacatccaactgctccacttcaagatctaggctagctgctaagctcaaaattgttcgaatagaagtcattttaacaacgggggagaaaatttcgtcaaaatcaatacctttcttctgttcgaagcctttaaccaccaatcgagctttgtatctgaccagcttgccatctccatctttcttgagtttaaagacccatttgcatttgagtggtcttttaccctttggaagttcaaccagcttgtatgtgccatttttctggagagattccatctcttcttgcatagctttcatcc
This sequence is a window from Nicotiana sylvestris chromosome 3, ASM39365v2, whole genome shotgun sequence. Protein-coding genes within it:
- the LOC138868090 gene encoding E3 ubiquitin-protein ligase RSL1-like, which gives rise to MADIISKVFDENEDFRALTVSDDECAEELQLQEVLAASFYHLHMSSSTLIHESPESSQGYCEICMDTKGKDEMFKLNNCSHHSFCSGCIGLHAQSKIQQNIFPVTCPGLRCRAIIEPETCKSIIPEDVFARWEEGLSESSLLACEKFYCPYKNCSELLIYDHDEEIIECICPSCQRLFCASCCVPWHTGLDCDKFQKEEKDKEEDLKVEELAKNSKWMKCPHCKHIVQKADGCIHITCWCKYEFCYVCGGTWSEEHWSCQIS